The region TGTTATACTACAATTATAAATGATTAAAAGAATGCAGCCATTTTGTCAACTTTGGCATCGTAAAGGTTTCAAAGTGGATGTCAAATCTTACACTCAAGCCCTGTGACAACACTTGACTAACATTTCTATGTTGTTTCTGGCAGATTTTCATATTCTGTTTCTCTTGATGTTACCATCCTGCATCATAATCTTCTTCAATGAACAAACATTGCGACTCACAAAAAAGGGTAACAATCTGAAAGCAAattcatgggacctttaagatctACAGTAAACTCGGAAATCATATTGGATTCACATGATTCACAACATGAGCATGAGTaaacagtctgatctgctgacAACAATATTGTTGCGTGGAAACTGCATAGGGTGCAAAATGGGCTGATCTGTATTTCTCAAGTACTGACAGGGAGCATGGTTAACAGATaagatttctctttttctgaAATTTATAAAACTATCTGTCTATTTGCAACACTTGGCAGATTTAAGAGATTACTGTGAAAAATATCTTCTCTAGTTATGACAAGCGCATGATACAGGTTGACAAAATCCTGACAAGGAAACCGTAAACTAATCCTGAAGATAAAATGGAGTAAAATTATATCCCCTTCAATTAAAACATCATACAAAATGGAATAATTTGGACCAGAACATTTTCAAAAGCGCAAAGCAAAAAGGAATTTGTCTACAAGCTTTAGAGTTAAGCTATACCTGTCCTCATGTGCAGGCCCAGGATTATAAAATATAGAAAAGTCCCTTAAACTAGGCCTCTGCTTTTTTGAAATTAATGAGCAAAAATGACAAACCAGATTAATATGAAATCACCTGAGTAATTTAATCCAGCTCTACTTACAACTTTGCTGATATTGTCCCCTTTCTTTAAGCTAGTGCTCTTACCACAGCTCTTAATTACAGTGTACCATTTTCACAGTTCAATTTGACCTGTGCATGCATGATATAAATCATGCTTGCAGTACATCATTTACCAGAAAATGCACCTATGAAAAGATAAACTACGATTTACTGAGGAATATGTATTTACAGGAACAGAATTTGAACAAACAGAGTGGaaggtcattaaaaaatatacaACTTAAAACCATTTGTTCCACCTCAGAATCTCTTTCATTTCAAAAGTAGATGGAAAACGTTCAGAACAGTTTATTCCAGTCTCTAGTTGCCTCCATGAGGTGTCGCTGTCCATGGCCAATCCAATCTTCTTGGCTGTTGAAGAGCCGACCACAAAACCAGCAGTCAAACACCACAGGCTCTTGACTGCAACCTGACAGTTTTTTCACCACCTCatacttttttttgctttttttcctcAACTTCAGTTTCAGGAGGAATCGCTCTCGGACAGAACTCCGAACTGGCCGGGGTCTTGGATCATCGCTGTGAGACGATGCACCTTTGGTCGAGGAATTCTTCCATAGAGTACCGAGCTCAGAGAGAGCTTGGATAGTTTTCTGAGATAGAGAAACCTTAGTAACAGCACCTTTGTACCGGTTAACTACCTTCATGACATTGGCCACTTCGGGAATGTCAGCATCTGGATGATTGAGCACCACTACAGGTTGGTATCTACGAGGGCATTTGACCTGCTGTAGAGAACTGAATGGGGCAAGCCTTAGTGTTCTTTCAACTTCTTTGGCTACAGGCTTCCATAACACAGTAGTCTCTTTCTCAGTCAGTACTTTATTTGAGAGTCTTCTAGCTTTATGCACCGTCGATGGAAGCTCGTCAAATAATGGTTTCCTGCGCCTTTTCCTTTGGCTTGGAGGCCGAATCGGCCTTGGGGCTAGGATGGGTTTCTCTGCTTCACACGATTGTACCTTGACATTCATCTGAGATGGTGAAATGCAAGATTCCTTGACATCTTTCTGTGCAGTATTTTGTATGGTGATCAATTTCTTTACTCCATTGGAGGAATTTGCATTAGTTTTGTTTGATGACACCAGAAAACACTGGGTTTGAGGTCTGGTGGCCAAAAACAAAGGTTGACTGCTTGAGGTGGGAGCACCACTTGTAAGAAGGCTACCAGTAGGAGTGacaattttaaaaatgactttgtTCCCAGTACCTTCACTGGTTCGGCTACACTGAGTCCCAGTCTTTGTGTCTTGGTTGTTCAATTTCAAGCCTGATTTGGGTGGAGATATGTATCGGAGCAAGAATGCCTGGCGACCAGTCTGCAGGGTGCTGGGTTTGTCTGCAGAGCTCACAGGCACGGCCAGAACTGGCCGTGAGTTCAGTGGGAGTTGTGTATTTGCCAGACTGAGGCCAGGAGCACTGGGGGTTTGAACAAATGGAACAGACCGCTGTACCAAATAGCAAGTTGGCTGTGTCTTTGCCGTTTTGTCTGTAGGTGCATTATGTGGTGTGCTTGAGAAGAGTACAGGACCCTTAAAACCTTGGCTGTTGATAAGGTAGTGATTTGAGGTGGTGCCAACACCTGGTTGAACAGCAGAGAGAAGTGTTGTCCCTTTTTCAGCAGCCCCTGCCTTTGGTGCAGATACACCCATCCTCCTGCTGTTTGGAGTAAGGGTTACTCCAGTAGGGTTACTTGATCTTTCTAACCCTGACTTCATATAAGATACATTGATCTGAGGATTTCCAGAATTGGTTATCAGTTTAAAACCTGGAGTGGCCTTGAGCTGAACCGGCATGGCAAATTGATTCTCAGTAGTTCTCAGGACTACCGACTGCTTTCCCTCTGGCAATTGAAGAATTCGTagagttgtttttgtttgttttgaagaaTCATTACTTGCACTTGAAGATCCAACTCTTTCCTTATGAAGTTGTTGATTAATGATTGCATCTGAATGTTCCTCCACAAAACTGCCCAAAGAAgttgaaccagtctttgtttcTGACCGTTTGTTAGATATAGGAATGCTCTCCTCCTCAATTTTGATAATATTAAAGTCTTGGAGCACTGACTCAGGATTCTCATCCTCAGTGGCAGGATCATCAACACTAGTGATGCACGCATCAATCTCAATGTCACTATACGACACCTTTTCTTGATTCGAGTCTTCTCCATTGCCACTTTCCGTGAATGGTTCTGGAGACTCTGCCAATGTCAAGCTAAACTGGGATGATTcacaaacactttctttgtctaCTGAATGTTCAGACATATTATCAAAGTTTTGGGTAGTGTTAGGGGAGGTGCCAAATGTTTCCTTGGAATAATTGTGAAAAGTAAATACTTCTTGGTTGGGTGAATTTtgtgtgcagttttctgctcCCATGGCACTTTCTCTGCGGCTACCTGAAGTGGATAGGGATGACTCTGATGGAGGTGCTGGATTAGTtgaaagcttttttaaattttgcttgtttttatgTTCAATATCAGTTTTAACCTGATCTGGGTTTTTTTGAGTACTCTGAGAAGATTGGTCATCATTTTCTATAGTGTTAAAGGAGGAGTTCCCTTTGTGTTCGTCAATGAGTTTGTCAGTTACTGTATCAGTCATCAATAACTCATCTGCAGCCCCACAGTTTTCAATAGTGTCTTTGGAGACTTGTTTGGAATGCAATGTGTCCTGAGCAGTGACCTTACCAGCACACATTGAAGTATTACTGATTTGAGAACCACTATGGCAGGTTGCATCAGAGTTAAATGTTGCAGAGACAGAGTTCTTATCAAACTTACTTCTCTGGGACCAGGTTGTTTGACTTGGGTGACTCTGGTCATCCCCATGAGCAATCTCATTTGTCATGGGATATAGCGTATCCGCACAAGTCGAAGACCTACCTAGTAAAGGATTAGTTTTCTCGCCAACATCGTCTCGAGGTGGGGTGGAATCAAGGTTGCAAACAGAGGTTTCTTCCTCCTCAAGCTTCACTTTTACTGCCATAATATCGTCTTGAGTCATCTGTGTGCAAGATCCACTTTTTGGTGAAAGAGCAGAACAATGTGATGCTAAGTTCTTGCTATGTGAGCATTCCCCATTCTCATGAGAGACTTTACTTTTTTCCAACACAGGATTTGGTGCCGAGGATCCCACATCTTCAACAAATGTATGGTTTTGAGTGGATGAATCTTGCTTTGCTGTTGGTATTACTTTGAGAACTAAATGTTTTTTGCCATCAACCATCTTGAATCCCATCACTTTGGTTGTACAGTTGGGGGGAAGAGAGATTTTGTTCTTAACCATCAAAACAGTCAGTCCATTAGGATTGGTGTGACTTGTAGCATCAGAACTTGCAGAGTTGTCATATTCCTGTAACACTACTGGCATTGAGTTCTCTGTATTATGAGAGCTTTTGCTCcaatttttgttttccttttttgcaACAGTCCCATCCACAAAGTGGTGGGTCTCCTCGAACGATATCTCCGTTTTCATTAGTCTGCCATTTTGGTTTGGTAAACTCCCAGAAAGACAGTTCAGTTTTGATATCCTCTGAGCCTCCTGTGATTCACCACTCTTTTTCAGCAAAAGTTTGAGGCTTGCAGATGAATTTGCTGAAAAGCTGCTGTCATCTATAGCCTTCCATGCATTCCTTCTCTCAACCTCCTCTTTGTGAACAGCTGCCGTGTGTTGTTTAAGATACTCGCCTCTTGATGCACCATATCCACAGATCTGACAAGTGAAAAGGAATGTTCCCGAGTGAGCTTTCATATGCTTCTGGTGATCTTCTTCGTTCAAGCTGATATGTCTGCATTTTGAGCACTTCCAATGACTCTCATTATGATGATGGATGTGCTGGACGAATGTTCCTGCATCCACAGTTGTAAACTCACACCAGTCACAGTTAAACTGTCCATTTAGACTGTGACACATGATGTAGTGTCTGGTAAGCAGAAGCAGGGAGTACTGAACATCATTGTTGCAGAGCTCACATGTAACCAGAGTATTCCTGTGCTCAATCCGATGACGTTGAAGAGCAGGGAACTCGTTTGTGAAAAAACCGCACAGGTCACAAGGGTATGTAGGAAGGGTTCCATTATGGGCCGCTCGAAAATGTTTGAAGAGATCATTGGGGCTATATGTGGAATCATCTTTACACACAGAGCATCCAAAACTCAGAATCTTTCCAGAGAAAACGGCCCCCTGCTGAATTTTACAATGGGATTTATTGTGAGTTTGTTTATCTTTCGTGATGGAACTCCCATGTTCTTTAATGGAGGATTCTTCAGCATTATTGAAGGGTGACCCATCCGTCACTTCTCTGAAATGCTTATACACAAAGTCTTTTACCTTCTCTTCCCCTATTACTGATATGTTGCAGTTTTTGGCAGGATCATGAGGTATTGTGAGGTCTTCTTCCATAGTTGTAAATCTACAGATATCTGTAAGAGAagtaaacaaatgttttattagCACATTCAGGAGCATCCCACTTACTCTAAATGCATTTAACATTGCTGTATAGCAGAACAACTCAATCTAGTTATCTATACACTACAGTGCACCTGTCCAATGGGCATGATAATCCCTGTTCCAAATAGATACAGGGCAAGTGGTGATCAGGTGTATCATGGTTTCATGCCCACTTAAACAAACCACAGAGGTTTTGCTGCAGCATTTAAGAGTGGAGGTGGGCCACCTTGAAATAAAGACTATCTACTAACATCACAAGAATTTGATAtacttttataaaacaaaacattaacattgaTAAAACACAGAGCATGTGATATTTCATACGTTGAAGCAGTGGTAGgcagtagggatgtaacgatacaccCGATTCAATAAGATTCACAATTTTAAGTACAATACGATTTTCTCACAATAattttaacagaatgagctgcagacaaatgacctTTTATATAAACATGTGTGCAAAATTGCAacagaaattgtattttattctcgattaacaaaaatgtaattaaaaaaataatttgatttttaaaacaaatcctaCACCAAATaactaaaacataaaaatatcttcaaacaaacaaactaagaAGACAGCGAcatctgaagtcaaacaagtgaaatcaaaagtGGATTACGCCCTAGGCCGTTTCAAAATTACACcgcgattcattttttattacaCATTTATATTGATTTTTAAGCGATTCACGATgattgttacatccctagtAGGCAGTATATTTTGCCATTGTTAATAATTCCATTATAATCTTTCATCATATTGTTATTAAAGtgttctgagagaaaactaaaactctgcacctcctcttggtTCCGTTTTCAGGCTTCAGAAAATCTAGCATgatgggagactttggccaatcacaggtcattcagagagagagagcattcctattggctgttctggaCATGCAGTGAGCGGAGACAGACCTGCGGGAAGAGGTCTTACTCCACTTAAACttctgtggtgttttttttttttgctttctacctactgcagctttaaatgctCTATATGTAGAAGGTGACTATTGTGTAGGCCATAATCAACTAAGCAAATTTGGCATGATGTGGAATACAGCAGGACCTGAGTGGCTTAAGCGCCACTAAACATTCCAGTTCTGGGGATAAAGCCTGTATACCAACCCTTTACACCAGGGGTTCTCAAACGTATTACTCAGTCcacatctgatttttttttccaaggacAGAGGAACGATGGGCAATAACGAGTTAACAATTAA is a window of Sander vitreus isolate 19-12246 chromosome 21, sanVit1, whole genome shotgun sequence DNA encoding:
- the LOC144535878 gene encoding zinc finger protein 518A isoform X1, whose product is MPKQKLSVSPVGPPPSHPFDILFFLVFFFHNICRFTTMEEDLTIPHDPAKNCNISVIGEEKVKDFVYKHFREVTDGSPFNNAEESSIKEHGSSITKDKQTHNKSHCKIQQGAVFSGKILSFGCSVCKDDSTYSPNDLFKHFRAAHNGTLPTYPCDLCGFFTNEFPALQRHRIEHRNTLVTCELCNNDVQYSLLLLTRHYIMCHSLNGQFNCDWCEFTTVDAGTFVQHIHHHNESHWKCSKCRHISLNEEDHQKHMKAHSGTFLFTCQICGYGASRGEYLKQHTAAVHKEEVERRNAWKAIDDSSFSANSSASLKLLLKKSGESQEAQRISKLNCLSGSLPNQNGRLMKTEISFEETHHFVDGTVAKKENKNWSKSSHNTENSMPVVLQEYDNSASSDATSHTNPNGLTVLMVKNKISLPPNCTTKVMGFKMVDGKKHLVLKVIPTAKQDSSTQNHTFVEDVGSSAPNPVLEKSKVSHENGECSHSKNLASHCSALSPKSGSCTQMTQDDIMAVKVKLEEEETSVCNLDSTPPRDDVGEKTNPLLGRSSTCADTLYPMTNEIAHGDDQSHPSQTTWSQRSKFDKNSVSATFNSDATCHSGSQISNTSMCAGKVTAQDTLHSKQVSKDTIENCGAADELLMTDTVTDKLIDEHKGNSSFNTIENDDQSSQSTQKNPDQVKTDIEHKNKQNLKKLSTNPAPPSESSLSTSGSRRESAMGAENCTQNSPNQEVFTFHNYSKETFGTSPNTTQNFDNMSEHSVDKESVCESSQFSLTLAESPEPFTESGNGEDSNQEKVSYSDIEIDACITSVDDPATEDENPESVLQDFNIIKIEEESIPISNKRSETKTGSTSLGSFVEEHSDAIINQQLHKERVGSSSASNDSSKQTKTTLRILQLPEGKQSVVLRTTENQFAMPVQLKATPGFKLITNSGNPQINVSYMKSGLERSSNPTGVTLTPNSRRMGVSAPKAGAAEKGTTLLSAVQPGVGTTSNHYLINSQGFKGPVLFSSTPHNAPTDKTAKTQPTCYLVQRSVPFVQTPSAPGLSLANTQLPLNSRPVLAVPVSSADKPSTLQTGRQAFLLRYISPPKSGLKLNNQDTKTGTQCSRTSEGTGNKVIFKIVTPTGSLLTSGAPTSSSQPLFLATRPQTQCFLVSSNKTNANSSNGVKKLITIQNTAQKDVKESCISPSQMNVKVQSCEAEKPILAPRPIRPPSQRKRRRKPLFDELPSTVHKARRLSNKVLTEKETTVLWKPVAKEVERTLRLAPFSSLQQVKCPRRYQPVVVLNHPDADIPEVANVMKVVNRYKGAVTKVSLSQKTIQALSELGTLWKNSSTKGASSHSDDPRPRPVRSSVRERFLLKLKLRKKSKKKYEVVKKLSGCSQEPVVFDCWFCGRLFNSQEDWIGHGQRHLMEATRDWNKLF
- the LOC144535878 gene encoding zinc finger protein 518A isoform X2, which codes for MEEDLTIPHDPAKNCNISVIGEEKVKDFVYKHFREVTDGSPFNNAEESSIKEHGSSITKDKQTHNKSHCKIQQGAVFSGKILSFGCSVCKDDSTYSPNDLFKHFRAAHNGTLPTYPCDLCGFFTNEFPALQRHRIEHRNTLVTCELCNNDVQYSLLLLTRHYIMCHSLNGQFNCDWCEFTTVDAGTFVQHIHHHNESHWKCSKCRHISLNEEDHQKHMKAHSGTFLFTCQICGYGASRGEYLKQHTAAVHKEEVERRNAWKAIDDSSFSANSSASLKLLLKKSGESQEAQRISKLNCLSGSLPNQNGRLMKTEISFEETHHFVDGTVAKKENKNWSKSSHNTENSMPVVLQEYDNSASSDATSHTNPNGLTVLMVKNKISLPPNCTTKVMGFKMVDGKKHLVLKVIPTAKQDSSTQNHTFVEDVGSSAPNPVLEKSKVSHENGECSHSKNLASHCSALSPKSGSCTQMTQDDIMAVKVKLEEEETSVCNLDSTPPRDDVGEKTNPLLGRSSTCADTLYPMTNEIAHGDDQSHPSQTTWSQRSKFDKNSVSATFNSDATCHSGSQISNTSMCAGKVTAQDTLHSKQVSKDTIENCGAADELLMTDTVTDKLIDEHKGNSSFNTIENDDQSSQSTQKNPDQVKTDIEHKNKQNLKKLSTNPAPPSESSLSTSGSRRESAMGAENCTQNSPNQEVFTFHNYSKETFGTSPNTTQNFDNMSEHSVDKESVCESSQFSLTLAESPEPFTESGNGEDSNQEKVSYSDIEIDACITSVDDPATEDENPESVLQDFNIIKIEEESIPISNKRSETKTGSTSLGSFVEEHSDAIINQQLHKERVGSSSASNDSSKQTKTTLRILQLPEGKQSVVLRTTENQFAMPVQLKATPGFKLITNSGNPQINVSYMKSGLERSSNPTGVTLTPNSRRMGVSAPKAGAAEKGTTLLSAVQPGVGTTSNHYLINSQGFKGPVLFSSTPHNAPTDKTAKTQPTCYLVQRSVPFVQTPSAPGLSLANTQLPLNSRPVLAVPVSSADKPSTLQTGRQAFLLRYISPPKSGLKLNNQDTKTGTQCSRTSEGTGNKVIFKIVTPTGSLLTSGAPTSSSQPLFLATRPQTQCFLVSSNKTNANSSNGVKKLITIQNTAQKDVKESCISPSQMNVKVQSCEAEKPILAPRPIRPPSQRKRRRKPLFDELPSTVHKARRLSNKVLTEKETTVLWKPVAKEVERTLRLAPFSSLQQVKCPRRYQPVVVLNHPDADIPEVANVMKVVNRYKGAVTKVSLSQKTIQALSELGTLWKNSSTKGASSHSDDPRPRPVRSSVRERFLLKLKLRKKSKKKYEVVKKLSGCSQEPVVFDCWFCGRLFNSQEDWIGHGQRHLMEATRDWNKLF